A window of Pirellulales bacterium contains these coding sequences:
- a CDS encoding HU family DNA-binding protein, whose product MTPDAPKKAPTKTEILASLAEKTELSKQQVSAVLDALSADIGASLDGAGSFTIPGLVKIERKHVPAKPAKTGVPNPFKPGELMDVPAKPASTKITVRALKQLKDMGK is encoded by the coding sequence ACCAAGACGGAGATACTCGCTTCCCTGGCCGAAAAGACGGAGCTGTCAAAACAACAAGTGAGCGCCGTCCTGGATGCCTTGAGCGCAGACATCGGCGCGAGCCTCGATGGTGCTGGATCGTTCACGATCCCGGGTCTGGTCAAGATCGAGCGTAAACACGTTCCGGCCAAGCCCGCCAAGACCGGCGTGCCCAATCCTTTCAAGCCGGGTGAGCTGATGGACGTGCCCGCCAAGCCCGCCTCGACCAAGATCACAGTCCGGGCTCTGAAGCAGCTCAAGGATATGGGCAAGTAG